ATAATTCAGCAAGTACGATAAACAGCAATAACAATTATTCCTATTCAGAAATAGGGGAATTGAAAAAGGATGTGTGGGATAGTATATCAAATATTGTAAGAAGAGCAGATGGAAAAATACTTTCTATCACGAGAACAGCAGGTTGCACTCGCCCTAACCTATCTTACGATTACGATCCAATGGGTAAACGAATTGCTAAACATACCTTTGACAATGGCAATGCGTGGATACAAAGTGAGTACTACATAAAAGATGCAACAGGCAATACGATGAGTACGTATGTCTATAAAGATGGTTCGTTTGCAAAAACGGAAGATCATTTATATGGCAGTAGTTCTTTAGGAATAATACAAGACAGTTTAGAAATGATTGGAGCGTATGTAGATACTGTTTATTTTAGCCATGTGTTAGGCAAAAAGCAGTACAGTGGAAGTAATCATTTGGGTAACGTACTCAGCACATTCAGCGACATCAAAATCCCATTAGACCAAAACAGTAACGATACTATCGATGGATATATGGCAGACATTACTTCTGCAAAAGATTATGATGCTTTTGGGGAGTATTTAACAAACAGAAATTTCAGTAGAAATAAATATCCTAACTCTTTTAACGGAAAAAGAGATGATGGTGAGATGTTTGGATGGCAAGACTATGGCTTCAGAAACTATATGAAAGCTGCTAGAAGGTTCGATAGGGTTGATCCTTTATATCAAGAGTACTCTTACCTATCGACCTATCAATTTGGATCAAATATGCCAACAGTTGCAAAAGATATTGATGGATTAGAAGCCGATATTAAATTTGAATATGCTAAATCAAATCAGTTTGTTGGTAATGGAATGGATGAAGAGGATAAGAAAATTTATCAAGAATCTTTTGATAATATTGTAACTCCTTTTGCTACTTCTATATTAGTGGGACCTATTATAGGAAAAGCATTTCAGGGAGTAGGGTATTTATATAAGGCATATAAAACAGAAAATGCGATTGTAAAAGTATCGAAAGCAAAACAAGTATTACAGAATGCAGAGAAAGGTGCTAATTTCGAAAAAGAAGGTATAAAAAAACTTTCCGAGACCCAAGATAATGTTGTTGAACAAATAACAGTAAAATCAAATAAGTCAGGCGTAAAAACAAGACTTGATGCGGTTGGTACTGATAAAGCTACTGGCAAAGTAAAGCTTACTGATTTTAAGTCTTCCTCTACAGCCCCACTTACAAAAAATCAAAAAATAGGATATCCTGAGATTGAAGAAGCTGGGGGAATTATTATGGGGAAAGGAAAGCCTCCATATGTAGGTGGAACCGAAATTCCACCCACTTTAGTAGATATTATAAAACCTAAGTAAGATGTCAATTATAGATAAAATTAAAATAGATGCCGTTGGCACAGATAAATTAACTGGTGAAATAATTCTAACAATTTTTGACCATTTGGATTGGGAAAATGTCCAATTTCATTTAGAATCATTGCAGGATAAATTAAACTCATATATTGAATTTATTGAAGGGAAACAAGTTTTTGAAGACTATCCAGATAGTAAAGATGGAAGGTTAGTAATTGAGATTGTAAGTAAATATGAATATTCTACTGAAGGACTTGATTATCTAAAAAAAGTAAAACCAATTATTCAATCTATTGGAGCAGATGTAAGGCAAAGGCTTCATAAAGATTGAGGTAACGCACCAAAACTATCTGAGCAATTTTAAAGACAAAGGCTACCGAAAATCGGTAGCCTTTTGTTTTTGTATTTATTTAAAGGGTTGTGTGTTGGCGCAAAGGTGTAGGAAAACCAACAATGGCAGTGGTTACGCGATTTTAACTTTTTTAATTTTTAGTTTTTTATCCGTTTCGTTGTACACGTATTTCGCTTTGTCCTGTCGAATTAACACATCCAGAGTTGTAATAAGCAGTTCTTTGTTATCAGCATTCATAGCTTGAATATCATCGAACTTATCAAGCCAGTTAGTGTCAATATTTTGAGAAATCCTTCCCGCAATAAAATCAAGCGACACATCCAATACATCAGTAATTTTAATTATTTCAGTCAGAGAAGGAATATATACATCCAGTTCAATAGAGTGCATCACATCCTCTGTAATTCCGGTTTTAAGAGCGATATCCGCAAGTGTTAACTTGCGCTGCTTACGAACAATAGTAATTCTATCACCGATAGTTAATACCATTTTTATGCAACCAATTGTTGATGTATAGAGCTTTTAAAAATAAACCCATCGAGGAATTCAATCAGTAAGCCTTTTTTCTCTTCCGGCAGCTCTTCAATTTTCTTAAACTGTATAAGCAGGCGTTCATCCTTTAACATATCAGTCGCTTTATTATCAAGAGTACCATTCATTAAAAAATCCGGGCTAACCTCCAACGCTTTAGCTATCCTATTAAGCACATCAGCCGAAGGCGCAGCGTCCCCACGCTCATAGCGACCAATGTTGGTATAATGCACCTTAGCTAGTTTAGCTAAATCCTGTTGCGAAACTCCTTTAGTTGTGCGAGCATCCTTTAAACGGGTAGCTAATGTTGCCTTTATCTGCTTTTTCATACTATCAATACTTTAATGTGAAAATACTTATTAACAGCACAAAGATAGATTATGCGCACATAAAAGCATTGTTTTATGAAGCGCATGTGAATAACTTTCGTAAAGGTGCTATTTATTGATAATGCTAATAAGTTAAGTTTGTAGCGTAAACGCACAATTTAAAAATTATCAACAAATGGATATAAAAGACATCAAACAACAGCTTCCCATTGTAAAAGTGTTACAACAGTATCATCTTAAAATAGATAACAACAGGGCCTTGTGTCCCTTCCACAATGACAAAAGCCCGAGTTTACAAATCTATCCGGAAACTAATACTTATTGCTGCTTCAGTAGTAACTGCACAGCCGGCACAGGCGACCAGATACAGTTTATAGAACTGTATGAAAAATGCACCAAGCATGAAGCCTTAGTAAAGGCAACAGAAATGATAACAGGAAATAGTCCGGCAATACCACTTAGTAAGGTAGCAGTATTACAAAAAATATTTGCCTACTTTAAAAATGCAATACCCAACAGCCCTATTGCCAAAGAGTATATTAAAAGCAGGGCACTCGATTACGATAAACTGGAAATAGGCTACAACACGGCACAATTCCATCATGGCACAAGAAAGGATGAATAC
The nucleotide sequence above comes from Bacteroidota bacterium. Encoded proteins:
- a CDS encoding helix-turn-helix transcriptional regulator, producing MVLTIGDRITIVRKQRKLTLADIALKTGITEDVMHSIELDVYIPSLTEIIKITDVLDVSLDFIAGRISQNIDTNWLDKFDDIQAMNADNKELLITTLDVLIRQDKAKYVYNETDKKLKIKKVKIA
- a CDS encoding helix-turn-helix transcriptional regulator — its product is MKKQIKATLATRLKDARTTKGVSQQDLAKLAKVHYTNIGRYERGDAAPSADVLNRIAKALEVSPDFLMNGTLDNKATDMLKDERLLIQFKKIEELPEEKKGLLIEFLDGFIFKSSIHQQLVA